TGGGACATTATCATGCAGGAATTTCCGGAAGCGTACGAAGCATTCATGCATGATCCCTACATGAATCGGTATGAAGGAGGAGAATCCTACGGCGATGTGCTCAACCGGGCGGAGCCTGCCATCCAGAGTTTACTGGACCGACATCTGGGAGAAACGATTGTCGTGGTCGCGCACAATGTCGTAAACCGGGTTTACCTGGCACGGGTTCTGGGTCTGGATATCAGTAAAGCCAAAGATATCGCGCAGACCAATACCGGGATCAACTTCATCCGCTACCAGCAAGGCGAAACGAAAGTCATTACGATGAACTCCATCTTTCACTTGAATGGCGTTCCTCATTGATTTCATCACCGTATAATCAGTCGGCTTTAAGCAATTCCAGATAAGCACTGAGCGTCTGAAGGTTCTCGCTGAAGACTTCACTGGCGATGTACTTGCTATTGACCGGAAACCTAGGCTGTCCCACCAGACGTTCTCCGGTACTGGTACTGATCCAGCGTGCTTGAGGGTCCAGATTGTTCAAGATCGTTTTGACCTGAGCCGACAGCTCACGCTGACCGGCTTTTGTAGATTGCTGCTTACCCGTTTTGAGCAAATTATATTCACGCTGCAATTGAGGCAGTTTCGATTCGATTTTCCAACCATAATGACGAGGCAGATCGGAATCATCATACGTCAGACTGTAGTTTTTTCCGCTCCGTGTCATATATAGCGGCCGATTCGTTTTGAGTTCATAGTAGCGGGCCAGTTGACCGTTTGGCAGTTGAGACTTTCTCAGCCAGGCCAACGCCTGCGGAATCGGTTTCAGGTATTTCTCATTACCACCACTGAATTGATAGATCTTCATCAGAGTTTCAATCACATCCTGAGTCTCGCCTCCCGTCACGGCAGGCGGCTCAAAGCGGCGGGCCCAGATGGGCTGCATTTCATAGTTGTACTGTTGCGCCCAGGCAGGCTGAGGTTGTGGCAGTTGTGATGCAATCAGAAAATCGCCCAGCTTTAAAACAGCCTGCTGATATCGAGGATCCTGATATATTTGATACGCTTCAATCAGCACTGTGGAAACATAACCTGCTGACCCGTCGTTCAAGGTATAATAATCCCAGTAATTCTTGATTCGGCCTTCAGTGCGCCAATCGTATTCTGGAAAGTTTCCTGCTTTCGGAGCAACTTCTTTTACCGGTTCCGTCCAGACCTGGGGAAACGCGCCGACAGGGAACTGGGCTGCGAGTAATGCCTTTAAGGCGATTTCAGTCGCTTGATGAATTTTCTGGTTACGAAACTGATGTGCCTGATCTACATGAATCAACAGGCGAATCGCAGACTGAGTGATGCCATCATCAAGGGTCGAATTGTTACGCCCTCTGCCTTTTCCATTACGATATTCAGCAGTCAACTTGCTCTTCGGAT
The sequence above is a segment of the Gimesia algae genome. Coding sequences within it:
- a CDS encoding pectate lyase, which codes for MPKKNIGLPLRLFLTLVMLISFEDPQISAAEIDSKENVSLAMRKSSEYFHSKLAVNGGYVYYYSLDLRERWGEGKAGPDQIWVQPPGTPTVGLAYLAAYKATGDQFYLDAATDAALALVYGQLKSGGWTNSVEFNPKSKLTAEYRNGKGRGRNNSTLDDGITQSAIRLLIHVDQAHQFRNQKIHQATEIALKALLAAQFPVGAFPQVWTEPVKEVAPKAGNFPEYDWRTEGRIKNYWDYYTLNDGSAGYVSTVLIEAYQIYQDPRYQQAVLKLGDFLIASQLPQPQPAWAQQYNYEMQPIWARRFEPPAVTGGETQDVIETLMKIYQFSGGNEKYLKPIPQALAWLRKSQLPNGQLARYYELKTNRPLYMTRSGKNYSLTYDDSDLPRHYGWKIESKLPQLQREYNLLKTGKQQSTKAGQRELSAQVKTILNNLDPQARWISTSTGERLVGQPRFPVNSKYIASEVFSENLQTLSAYLELLKAD
- a CDS encoding histidine phosphatase family protein, with the translated sequence MKPPKLVPQPETDATNLLLIRHGATPPNEQRPYILQGCGINPSLSEAGQKQAAALGQFLSSTSPIHHVYSSPMIRARETAEAVCKPLGLTPGEVAEIHECDVGLWEGKSWDIIMQEFPEAYEAFMHDPYMNRYEGGESYGDVLNRAEPAIQSLLDRHLGETIVVVAHNVVNRVYLARVLGLDISKAKDIAQTNTGINFIRYQQGETKVITMNSIFHLNGVPH